The region GCAGGTCCATGACCCGGGGACGGCCGTCCAGCCCCAGCACGTTCATGTTGATGCGGTAGCTGCGCTCGAGGTCCGTGGTGGCGAACAGGTGAGCCATCAGGGCTTCGACGTCCACGCGGTTGGAACGCGGCGTGATCACCAGCCGGGTCGGGTGCTCGTGGTCGGACTCGTCGCGCAGGTCCTCGACCATGGGCAGCTTCTTGGTGTTCATCTGCTGCGCGATCTGCTCCAGCACCTTGGCGCCGGAGACCTGGAACGGCAGCGCGGTGATGATGAGGTCGCCGTTTTCCCGCTCCCAGCGCGCCCGCATGCGCACCGAACCGCCGCCGCGCTTGTACATCTCGACGATCTCGTCGCGCGGGGTGATGATCTCAGCGTCGGTGGGAAAATCCGGCCCCTGGACGTCCTCGCACAGCGCCTCGACGTCCAGCTTGGGATTCTCGAGCAGGCGCACGCAGGCGCGTGCCACCTCGCGCAGGTTGTGCGGCGGAATGTCCGTGGCCATACCCACGGCGATGCCGGTGGCGCCGTTCAGCAACACGTTGGGCAGCATGGCCGGCAGCACCTTGGGTTCCTTGAGGGTGCCGTCGAAGTTGGGGATCCAGTCCACGGTGCCCTGCCCGAGTTCGCGCAGGAAGATCTGGGCGTAGGGCGCGAGCCGCGCCTCGGTGTAGCGCATGGCGGCAAACGACTTGGGGTCGTCCGGCGAACCCCAGTTGCCCTGCCCGTCGACCAGTGGATAGCGGAACGAGAACGGCTGGGCCATCAGCACCATGGCCTCGTAGCAGGCGGTGTCGCCGTGCGGGTGGAACTTGCCCAGCACGTCGCCGACCGTGCGCGCCGATTTCTTGTGCTTGGAGGCGGCCGACAGCCCCAACTCGGACATGGCGTACAGGATGCGGCGCTGCACCGGTTTGAATCCGTCGCCGATATGCGGCAGGGCGCGGTCCATGATGACGTACATCGAGTAATCGAGGTACGCCTTTTCGGTGAACTGGCTCAGCGGGAGCCGTTCCACGCCTTCGTAATCGACTTCGATCTGGTTTCCCATTGCTCTGCTCTACCCGTTAATGGAAACCGTGAGAATGATCCCCGGTTCCCTAATCATTCAAATGGCGCGGCGCCTTGCCCACCTTGTCGCCCAGCGCTCGCTCGCGGTCGGCGATGATGCGATCGGCGATCTCACGCGCGGCGTTCATCAGCCACATGGCGGTCTGCGAGCCCTGACGGTAGTCGGCCGGCCCGAAGGCCTGCACCCGCCCCTGACGCTGCAGGGAATTGATCTGCTGGAACTCGCGTTCGTGGCCGGGGTTGTACACACCGTAAGTGCGGCCGCTGCCATGATTGACGACCGAAAACACCGGCACATCGGAGGGCCCGTCGGCGACGTAGATCATGTTCTGGAACGGAATGCGCCGGTCCTCTTCACGGATGCTGGCGTTGACGTTGATCTGGTCGGGGTGCTTGTTGACCCCCTTGTTGATCTCGAACACCGCACGGGTCTTGGTGGTGTTGTCCAGCACGTAGCCGATCTGCGCGATCTCCGCGCCGTCGGCCTCCGGGTCCTCGACGAACTCGCAGCCCCACACCCCGTCCAGGTATTGCGCGATGGCGCTGCCGCGGATGGTGCGCGTGAAGCCGGTGCTCACCACATAGTGCTCGAGCGAGATTTCGTGATGGGCATAGGCCGGGTCCGTCTCGATGCGCGACTTGAGGTCGCCGAAGAAATCCGGCAGGCCGGGATAGAATTCCAGGCGCCTGCCCAGCTCTTCCAGCAATTGATTGGTCAGCCCCTGGAAAATGCCCTTGCGCGTGTAGCGAAGCACATGATTGAGGTAAGCCATCTCGCCGGAGACCTGCTCGCAGCCGCGCGCACGGTAATCGTCCGCCGCCTTGTTCACCTCGCCCCAGAACGTCGCCTCGTCCACCCCGAAATGCTCGAACAGCGGGCGCTGCATATAGCCCGGGATCAGCGTTTTGTCGAAATCCCAGACCACCGCGATGATGGTTTGCGTGAATAAAGGCGGCATGCTCAGACCTCGGCGAGGTTGCCCTTCTTTTCCAGCCAGTTGCGGCGGTCCGCCGCGCGCTTCTTGGCCAGCAGCATGTCGAGCAGCTTGTTGGTGTCGTCCCCCGCCTCCAGGGTGAGCTGCACCAGGCGGCGGGTGTCCGGCGCCATGGTGGTCTCGCGCAGCTGCAGCGGGTTCATCTCGCCCAGCCCCTTGAACCGGGTCACGCTGACCTTGCCCTTCTTGTTTTCGGCCTGGATACGGTTGATCACGCCCTCGCGCTCGGCGTCGTCCAGGGCGTAGTACTTTTCCTTGCCCACGTCGATGCGGTACAGCGGCGGCATCGCCACGTAGATGTGGCCGGCGGCCACCAGCGGCCGGTAATGGCGCACGAACAGCGCACACAGGAGGGTGGCGATGTGCATGCCATCCGAGTCGGCGTCGGCCAGGATGCAGATCTTGCCGTAGCGCAGCGCGGACAGGTTGTCGGAACCCGGCTCCACGCCGATGGCCACGGAGATGTCGTTGATCTCCTGCGAGCCCAGCACTTCGTCGGACTCAACCTCCCAGGTGTTCAGGATCTTGCCGCGCAGGGGCATGATCGCCTGGAACTCGCGATCGCGCGCCTGCTTGGCGGAACCGCCGGCGGAGTCGCCCTCGACCAGGAACAGCTCGGTGCGTCCCAGATCCGTGGCGGCGCAGTCGGCCAGCTTGCCCGGCAGGGCCGGCCCCTGGCTGACCTTTTTGCGCACCACCTTCTTGCCCGCACGCTGACGGCGCTGAGCGTTGCCGATGGCGAGCTGGGCGATCAGCTCACCCTGTTCGGGATGCTCGTTGAGCCACAGGCTGAAGGCGTCTTTCACCACGCCGGAGATGAACGGCGCGGCCTCGCGCGAGGACAGGCGCTCCTTGGTCTGGCCCGCGAACTGCGGGTCCAGCATCTTGAACGACAGGACGTAGCTGGCGCCCTCCCAGACATCCTCCGGCGCCAGCTTGATGCCGCGCGGCACCAGGCTGCGGAACTCGCAGAACTCGCGCACCGCCTCGGTCAGCCCCGTACGCAACCCGTTGACGTGAGTGCCGCCCTGAGTGGTCGGGATCAGGTTCACGTAACTCTCGGCGACGCCCTCGCCGCCTTCCGGCAGCCAGATCACCGCCCAGTCGACCGCCTCGGTTTCGCCCGCCACGGTCCCCATGAAGGGTTCGGCCGGCAGGATCTCGAAGCCCTGGACGGCCTCCATAAGGTAATCGCGCAGTCCGGCCTCGTACTGCCATTCCACCTTCTCACCGCTGGCCTCGTCGCGGAAGCGGACCAGCAGTCCGGGGCAAAGCACCGCCTTGGCGCGCAGGGTGTGCTTGAGGCGCTGCACGGAGAACTTGGCGCTGTCGAAGTACTTGGGGTCCGGCCAGAAGCGCAGCGTGGTGCCGGTATTGCGCTTGCCGACATCGCCGATCACTTCCAGATCGGTACGCGGCTCGCCGCCGGCGAAGGCCATGTTGTATTCCTTGCCGTCGCGCCGGATCCACACCTCCAGATGCTTGGATAGCGCGTTGACCACCGACACGCCGACCCCGTGCAGGCCGCCGGAGAAACGGTAGTTCTTGTCCGAGAACTTGCCCCCGGCATGCAGGGTGCACAGGATGACCTCGACCCCGGGCTTCTTGAGCTGCGGATGCCGGTCCACCGGCATGCCGCGTCCGTCGTCGGACACCTCCAGCGAGCCGTCCTTGTACAGCGTGACCTCGATGCGGCTGGCATAGCCGGAGACCGCCTCGTCCACGCTGTTGTCGATCACCTCCTGGGCGAGGTGATTGGGGCGGGTGGTGTCGGTATACATGCCCGGGCGCTTGCGCACCGGGTCCAGCCCGCTGAGAACTTCGATATCGGCTGCGTTGTATGCGGAATTCATCGTCTCTGCTTCATCCCCAAGATGATGGGGAGCGCCCGGCCGGGCGCCCAAGATATGGGGGGCATTATCAAGGTATTTCCTGCCCGCCATCAACCACGGGCAGCCGATTGGAACACGGCCGGGCCGTCTTGATCCAGCCCCACGCAGGCGGTGGCGTTATCCGGCTGGGGATGAGTAGACTAGCCCGATATGAGCAGCCTGCCCGCCGTCGACCCCGCCCGCAATGCCACCGTGTTCGCCTCGGCGGGCAGCGGCAAGACCTGGCTGCTGGTCGCCCGCCTGCTGCGCCTGCTGTTGGCCGGCGCCGCGCCCGACAGCATCCTGGCCATTACCTTCACCCGCAAGGCGGCCGGCGAGATGCAGGCCCGCCTCTACGAGCGTCTGCGCGAATGGTCGGGCATGACGGACGATGCGCTGATCCGGGCCCTGGGCGAGATCGGCATCGAATCACCGGACGCCGACACCCTGGACCGGGCGCGCAACCTCTACGAGCAACTGCTGTTCAGCCCACACGCCGTGCGCACCACCACCTTTCATGCCTTTTGCCAGGACATACTGCAGCGCTTCGCGCTGGAGGCGGATATCCCGCCGGGCTTCGAACTGGTGGAAACCATCGGCGATCTGGCCGACGAGGCCTGGGCCGCCCTGTTCGCCGAAGCCGGCGCCGCTCCCGCAGGCGTCCTCGCCGGCCAGCTGGAGACCCTGTTCGACCAGACCGGCAGCCTGTTCAACCTGCGCGGCGCGCTGAACGCCTTTCTCGCCCGGCGCGAGGACTGGTGGGCCTGGACAGAAGCAGAAGCCGATCCCGTCGCGGCCGCCGATCAGCATCTTCGCGAACGCCTGGAGGTCGATCCAGACCAGGACCCCTATCAGGCATTTTTCACCCCGCAGACACTCACCGATCTCAAGACCTTCGCCGAACTGCTCAACCGCCATCCCACCCAGACCAATACCCGCCACGCACAACTGATCGAACAGGTGCTGGCCGTCGGGGACCGGAGCGAAGCGGCGTTTCTCGATGTGGCCGGGGTGTTCCTGACGCAAAAGGGCGAACCGCGAGCGCGCAAGGCCTCCGCCAGCCAGGCGAAGAAGATGACCGAAGCGGGCGAGGAGACCTTCCTGCATCTGCACGGCGAACTGGCCGCCCGGCTGCAGGCCACCCAGGACATCGCCAATCGCATCCAGACCCTGATTTTGAACCAGGCCTGGTATGCCGTCGGACAGCGGTACCTGGAACTCTTTCAGCAGATCAAGACGGAGCGCCGCCTGCTCGACTTCACCGACCTGGAATGGCTGACCTACCGCCTGCTGAACGCCAGCGACCATGCCCTGTGGGTGCAGTACAAGCTCGACCAGCGCATCGATCACCTGCTGATCGACGAATTGCCAAGCAGTCGATTTACGGCTTCCGCCGCGCTAACCCGGCCCTGCAGGCCGAGGCCGGCAACTGGCTGCGCGATCACCTGCAGGGACAGGATTTCAGCCTGCATGCCTCCTGGCGCTCCTCGCCCGCGATCATCGACTTCGTCAACGCGCTGTTCACCGCCACCCCGCTGGCCGGACACATCCAGAACTTCGAAACCCACGCCACGCATCGCACCGAAGACTGGGGCGAGGTGGCGCTGCTGCCCGCCGCGACCGTCCCTGAAATGGAGGAACCGGATTCGCCCGAAGGGCTGCGCAATCCGCTGGAGCGGCCCCGTCCGCCCGCACCGCCGACAGCCTATCAGCAAGAGGCACAGCGCATCGCCTCGACCCTGCAGGCCATGATCGACAGCCGCACGCCGGTGCGCGCCGGCGATGCCAGCCGGGCGATGAATTACGGCGACGTCATCATCCTGGTGCCCAACCGCACCCACAGCGAGGAGATCGAGCACGCCCTGCGCCGGGTAAGCATTCCCTACCTGGGCGCCGAGCGCGGCACGTTGCTGGAAAGCCTGGAAATCGAAGACCTGATCGCCCTGCTCAACACTCTGCTGACGCCGTTCGACGATCTCGCGGTCGCCCAGGTGCTGCGCTCCCCGC is a window of Gammaproteobacteria bacterium DNA encoding:
- a CDS encoding HAD family hydrolase translates to MPPLFTQTIIAVVWDFDKTLIPGYMQRPLFEHFGVDEATFWGEVNKAADDYRARGCEQVSGEMAYLNHVLRYTRKGIFQGLTNQLLEELGRRLEFYPGLPDFFGDLKSRIETDPAYAHHEISLEHYVVSTGFTRTIRGSAIAQYLDGVWGCEFVEDPEADGAEIAQIGYVLDNTTKTRAVFEINKGVNKHPDQINVNASIREEDRRIPFQNMIYVADGPSDVPVFSVVNHGSGRTYGVYNPGHEREFQQINSLQRQGRVQAFGPADYRQGSQTAMWLMNAAREIADRIIADRERALGDKVGKAPRHLND
- a CDS encoding UvrD-helicase domain-containing protein, whose amino-acid sequence is MSSLPAVDPARNATVFASAGSGKTWLLVARLLRLLLAGAAPDSILAITFTRKAAGEMQARLYERLREWSGMTDDALIRALGEIGIESPDADTLDRARNLYEQLLFSPHAVRTTTFHAFCQDILQRFALEADIPPGFELVETIGDLADEAWAALFAEAGAAPAGVLAGQLETLFDQTGSLFNLRGALNAFLARREDWWAWTEAEADPVAAADQHLRERLEVDPDQDPYQAFFTPQTLTDLKTFAELLNRHPTQTNTRHAQLIEQVLAVGDRSEAAFLDVAGVFLTQKGEPRARKASASQAKKMTEAGEETFLHLHGELAARLQATQDIANRIQTLILNQAWYAVGQRYLELFQQIKTERRLLDFTDLEWLTYRLLNASDHALWVQYKLDQRIDHLLIDELPSSRFTASAALTRPCRPRPATGCAITCRDRISACMPPGAPRPRSSTSSTRCSPPPRWPDTSRTSKPTPRIAPKTGARWRCCPPRPSLKWRNRIRPKGCAIRWSGPVRPHRRQPISKRHSASPRPCRP
- the parE gene encoding DNA topoisomerase IV subunit B, with the translated sequence MNSAYNAADIEVLSGLDPVRKRPGMYTDTTRPNHLAQEVIDNSVDEAVSGYASRIEVTLYKDGSLEVSDDGRGMPVDRHPQLKKPGVEVILCTLHAGGKFSDKNYRFSGGLHGVGVSVVNALSKHLEVWIRRDGKEYNMAFAGGEPRTDLEVIGDVGKRNTGTTLRFWPDPKYFDSAKFSVQRLKHTLRAKAVLCPGLLVRFRDEASGEKVEWQYEAGLRDYLMEAVQGFEILPAEPFMGTVAGETEAVDWAVIWLPEGGEGVAESYVNLIPTTQGGTHVNGLRTGLTEAVREFCEFRSLVPRGIKLAPEDVWEGASYVLSFKMLDPQFAGQTKERLSSREAAPFISGVVKDAFSLWLNEHPEQGELIAQLAIGNAQRRQRAGKKVVRKKVSQGPALPGKLADCAATDLGRTELFLVEGDSAGGSAKQARDREFQAIMPLRGKILNTWEVESDEVLGSQEINDISVAIGVEPGSDNLSALRYGKICILADADSDGMHIATLLCALFVRHYRPLVAAGHIYVAMPPLYRIDVGKEKYYALDDAEREGVINRIQAENKKGKVSVTRFKGLGEMNPLQLRETTMAPDTRRLVQLTLEAGDDTNKLLDMLLAKKRAADRRNWLEKKGNLAEV